One window from the genome of Salvia splendens isolate huo1 chromosome 9, SspV2, whole genome shotgun sequence encodes:
- the LOC121747280 gene encoding pentatricopeptide repeat-containing protein At5g66520-like, giving the protein MIVEESLPPTLLQQHLFYLLHNCCKSIKHLAQIHAHITTNGFSHKNFLLVKLLALHTTFNNFPIAHQLFDQMPSPSSALWNQIIRGYQLNGSPRRSVELFNDMGRRSSPPPDEHTYTFIVNGCAKGGLLGEGMQMHGKVLKSGFSSNLYVQSSLVDFYVKNGGGREGVGKAKKVFDEMSLRSIVTWNSLLLGSFRCGDVNGAMAIFDDMPERNVVSWTTMIAGCAQNGRSKEALALFREMQRENVEFDQVTLVAVLSACAELGDLHLGKWIHSYVFEHFTYSKKPVLVTLKNSLVHMYASCGEIDAAFAVFKGMEQRTAVSWTSMITGFAKHGYGNEALAVFEWMQNARSRDARPDEITFLGVLCACSHAGYVDKGRHYFKSMVEDWGIKPRIEHFGCMVDLLSRAGLLDEAHEIVRSMPMKPNDVVWGALLGGCRIHKSVELASDVTELLTEGIEADRAAGYFVLLSNVYAAAEKWEDVVAVRRKMLEGKTRKPPGRSWIQIEGSVYEFMAGDRSHEMASLIYDVLDDITREARSHGYITFCDG; this is encoded by the coding sequence ATGATTGTTGAAGAAAGCCTCCCACCGACCTTACTGCAACAGCACCTCTTTTACCTGCTGCACAACTGCTGCAAATCGATCAAACATCTCGCTCAAATCCATGCGCACATTACCACCAATGGATTCTCCCACAAAAACTTCCTTCTCGTCAAGTTATTGGCCCTCCACACAACCTTCAACAATTTCCCAATCGCCCACCAACTGTTCGACCAAATGCCGAGCCCGAGTTCCGCGCTCTGGAACCAAATCATCCGCGGCTATCAGCTTAATGGAAGCCCCCGTAGGTCGGTGGAGCTTTTCAACGACATGGGGCGGCGTTCTTCGCCGCCGCCCGATGAGCACACGTATACATTTATTGTGAACGGCTGCGCGAAAGGGGGACTGCTGGGGGAGGGAATGCAGATGCACGGGAAGGTGTTGAAGAGCGGATTTAGCTCGAATCTATACGTTCAGAGCagtttggttgatttttatgTCAAGAATGGTGGAGGAAGAGAGGGAGTAGGTAAAGCAAAGAAAGTATTCGATGAAATGTCTCTAAGGAGCATTGTCACTTGGAATTCCTTGCTTTTGGGGAGTTTTAGGTGTGGAGATGTCAATGGGGCGATGGCGATCTTTGATGATATGCCAGAGAGGAATGTGGTATCGTGGACTACAATGATTGCTGGATGCGCGCAAAATGGGAGATCAAAGGAAGCCTTAGCATTATTCCGCGAGATGCAGAGGGAAAATGTTGAGTTTGATCAGGTGACTTTGGTTGCAGTGCTCTCTGCTTGTGCTGAATTGGGTGATCTTCATTTAGGGAAATGGATTCACTCTTATGTTTTCGAGCATTTCACTTACTCCAAGAAGCCAGTTCTTGTCACATTGAAGAATTCATTGGTTCATATGTATGCAAGCTGTGGTGAAATTGATGCAGCATTTGCTGTTTTCAAAGGGATGGAGCAGAGGACGGCCGTTTCTTGGACTAGTATGATCACTGGCTTTGCCAAACACGGTTATGGCAATGAGGCTCTCGCAGTGTTCGAATGGATGCAGAACGCTCGGTCTAGAGATGCTAGGCCAGATGAGATCACGTTCCTAGGTGTCTTATGTGCCTGCAGCCATGCTGGCTATGTCGACAAGGGGCGCCATTACTTCAAGAGCATGGTCGAGGATTGGGGGATCAAGCCAAGGATCGAGCACTTCGGGTGCATGGTTGATCTGTTAAGCCGTGCTGGATTGCTTGATGAGGCTCATGAGATTGTGAGGTCCATGCCTATGAAGCCTAATGACGTCGTGTGGGGCGCCCTTCTTGGGGGTTGCCGGATACACAAGAGTGTCGAGCTTGCCTCTGACGTAACAGAGCTGCTGACCGAGGGGATTGAAGCAGATAGGGCAGCTGGCTACTTTGTGCTGCTGTCGAATGTGTATGCTGCGGCTGAGAAGTGGGAGGATGTGGTGGCCGTGAGGAGGAAAATGCTCGAAGGGAAAACAAGGAAGCCTCCCGGGCGGAGCTGGATTCAGATTGAAGGGAGTGTGTATGAGTTTATGGCTGGCGATAGGTCTCATGAGATGGCTAGTTTGATATATGATGTTCTTGATGATATCACTAGGGAAGCTAGGTCTCATGGGTATATTACATTTTGTGATGGTTAG